AAAGACAATCTATGATATTCGGCTGAAATCCGGTAGCCTATATAGCCCCATACCCCACGAAGGATAAAAGAGCAATAGGCCCGCGCAAAAAAGGTTATTTAAGTTCTACTTTTTTACGCGGGCCAGAATATCAAAAAAGAGCGGGCAGTTACTTCTTGAGCCAGCTCATCATTTTGCGGAGTTCACCACCAACCTGCTCGATCTGGTGCTCTTTACCGATACGGCGCATTGCACTGAAGTGAGCCTTACCGGTCATATTTTCATTGATGAATTCTTTTGCGAACTCACCCTGCTGGATTTCTTTAAGGATCTTTTTCATTTCCTTGCGGCTTTCTTCGTTGATGACGCGAGGACCGCGGGTAAGATCGCCATACTCAGCGGTGTCAGAGATGGAATCACGCATTTTGGCGAGACCACCTTCATAAATGAGGTCAATGATCAGCTTGCATTCATGGAGACACTCAAAATAAGCGATTTCAGGCTTGTAACCAGCTTCTACGAGAGTTTCAAAACCTGCTTTGATCAGTTCGGAAAGACCGCCGCAAAGAACAGCCTGCTCACCGAAAAGGTCGGTTTCGGTTTCTTCACGGAAAGTTGTCTGCAGAACACCGGAACGGGTTGCGCCGATGCCTTTTGCGTAAGCAAGAGCGATATCAAAGGCTTTACCGGAAGCATCCTGATCAACAGCGATGATTGCGGGTACTGCACCACCTTCAGTGTAGGTGCGGCGTACGAGATGGCCGGGGCCCTTAGGGGCAGCCATGATGACGTCTACGTCTGCAGGCGGGGTGATCTGCTCAAAATGAATGTTGAAACCGTGACCGAAAGCGAGAATATCGCCGGACTTCAGGTTGGGTGCGATATCGTTTTTGTAAACTTCAGCCTGAACCTGGTCGGGCAGAAGAATCATGATCAAATCTGCCTGAGCAGCAGCTTCAGCAGCGCTTACGGGTTCGAAACCGTGTTCTTTGGCAAGCTCATAGTTCGCACCGCCGGGACGCTGACCAACTATAACTTTAACGCCGGAATCACGAAGGTTCTGCGCATGGGCATGGCCCTGGCTACCGTAACCGATGATTGCAACTGTCTTATCTTTAAGCAGATTAAGGTCAGCGTCATTTTCATAATAAACTTTCATTGCTTTCTCCTAGATGTTGTTCTCTTTAATTCGGACACGAAATAATGAATAATTTCCCGGCGACCAGCTCTCACCCTTAACAAGAGCTAAAAAAGCCGTTCGAGAGACACTCCTGTGTCGAAATGTTAGTGAAATTTTTGACTAAACTTGCAGGGCACGCTTCATTGCAACGGTGCCTGTACGGGCAACTTCCTTAATACCGAACCTGCTGAGCATATTGATCAAGGCTTCAATTTTCTCATGGTCTCCAGTGACTTCGATGGATAATTCATCAACACTCACATCAACGACCTTACAGCGAAAAATATCTACAATACGTAGAATTTCAGCCCGTTTTGCATCCTCGGCGTTAACCTTTATGAGGACCATCTCACGTTCAACAGCTTTGTGTTCCAGCATATCAACAACCTTGATAACTGTTACCAGCTTACGCAGCTGTTTAACGATCTGCTCGACAATGTGTTCATCACCGATGGTTGTGATAGTCATGTGGGAAACCCCTTCCTCAAGGGTGGGGGCTACGTTAAGGGATTCGATGTTGAATCCTCGCCCGCTGAACAGTCCTGCAACTCTGGAAAGAACCCCGGGCTCGTTTTCAACTGTCACGGATAAAGTATGTCTCATTACTTCCTCCTAAACGAGCAGCATGTCGGTTAATGAAGCTCCGGCAGGTACCATGGGATACACGTTCTCTTCCGGATCTACGCGGACATCGATGATGGTAGGCTTTCCGTTAGCGAAAGCTTCTTTAAGCACCGGTTCGAGGTCCTTTTCTTCAGTAATCCTGTACCCGGCTGCTCCGTATGCTTCGGCAAGTTTAACGAAGTCAGGCTGGGCATCCATGCAGGTTTCACAGTAGTTGCGATTGTAAAAAAGCTCCTGCCACTGGCGGACCATTCCGAGATAGCCGTTATTCAAGATAACAATTTTTACGGGAAGGTTATTGCAGACAGCAGTCATCATTTCCTGAATATTCATCTGAATGGAACCGTCTCCGGCAATATTCACAACAAGTTTGTCGGGGAAGGCCATCTGAGCACCAATCGCTGCGGGAAATCCGAAGCCCATGGTTCCGAGACCACCTGATGAAAGAAATGATTTGGAGCGTTTAAACTTATAGAACTGGGCAGCCCACATCTGGTTCTGGCCCACTTCGGTTGCGACAATTGCTTCCCCGTTGCTGATCTCGTAGACTTTTTCCACGACCCGCTGGGGTTTGATAAATTCGCTGTCGCTTTTTTTATAGCGTAAGGGGTGAGTTTCCGACCATTCCTGAACCTGCCTGACCCAAACGGCGTGAGCTACTTCCCAATCCACGGAATCGAGATTCGGTTCCATTTCACTCTTTAATGCAGACAATGCGCCCTTGCAGTCAGCGACCAGCGGCACGTGTACGGCGACGTTCTTTTGAATTGAGGTGGGGTCAATATCGATATGAACAAGAGTGGCTTTGGGGGCGAATGTGCTGACCTTACCAGTCACACGGTCATCGAACCTCGCCCCGATTGCCAGGACGAGGTCCGCGTTATTTATTGCCATGTTTGCGGCATAGGTGCCGTGCATTCCCAGCATCCCCAGCCAGAGGGGGTCATCTCCGGGAAAGGCGCCCAGCCCCATAAGGGTAGCGGTCACCGGAATGTTCAGGCTCTTAGCGAGCCACGTTAATTCATCCTCAGCTCCAGAGCTGATAACCCCTCCGCCTGCATAAATCAAGGGCCTTTCTGCTCCTTTGATCAATTTTGCGACTTTTTTAATCTGCCGCACATGCGGTTTCAAGTTAGGGTTATAGCTCCTAAGCGACACATCTTCAGGCCATTCGAACTCGAATTTCTGCTGCATAATGTCTTTTGGCAAGTCAACAAGAACCGGGCCGGGGCGTCCGGTACGGGCCAGATAAAAGGCCTGTCGGACAGTAAAGGCAAGGTCTTTGATATCCTTTACCAAATAATTATGCTTGGTGCAGGGTCTGGTGATTCCAACGATATCCACTTCCTGAAACGCGTCGTTTCCAATCAGCGGGGTAGGAACCTGCCCGGTGAAAATAACCACCGGGATCGAATCCATGTAAGCCGTTGCTATGCCGGTTACAGTGTTGGTTGCTCCGGGACCTGAAGTCACGAGGCAAACCCCTACATCGCCGGTGGCGCGTGCATAGCCGTCCGCGGCATGGATTGCACCCTGTTCGTGCCTTACAAGTATGTGCTTGAACGGATAATTGGGCAATTCGTCGTATATATCAATTACGGCTCCACCAGGGAATCCGAATACGACGTCCACACCCTCCTTTTTCAGACATTCAAGAAATATCTGAGCTCCGGTGAGCTCCATGGCTACCCTCCCTTATTTATGCTTGTCGAGCAAAGCATGCAGCTTTGTCTTTCCAGCGAGTTTTTTCTTCTTTAATTCTTTGACCTCCTGAGTCTCAGTGTCACTCAGGTAGGACTTGGCTTCCATTTTATCGATGAGTTTCTTGTATTCATTGTGCTGGCTCCATAGAGCACTAATTTCACTGTCCTGGGCTGCTAGCTGCTCGATCAGATCAATCTCTCTCTGTTCCATTTGAAACTCCTTTTTTGCAATTGGTTTGCAACTCAGGCGCTGGCAGGGATTATTCCTTCCCAACGCGGTTCAACATCGGACTCCACCAGTAAAACCTTTTTACGGTTGGAATGCCCTGATGCAATGGAAATATTGCTTTTTTTAAGACCCAGACGGGTCGCGACAAATGAGGCAAGAGCCTTATTGGCCTTGTTATCCACAGCGGGCGCGTTTATGCGCACGCGCACGCTGTCCTGATACTCTCCGGTGACGCCAGCATTCTTAGCGCCGGGCTGCACCCAAACAGAGACCCTCCACGAACCTTGTCCGCAGGGTCTGATGTAAGAGGGGAGTTCAGTTGTAACTTCGGTCACTTGGCCTTCTTGAAGAATTTAAGTTTGGATTCGATGGCTTCAACCTTCTCCACTTCGGGATCACCGATCTCCAAAGTTTTGAGATGGGATTCAAGCAGAGCTTTCAATTCAACTTCAAACCGGGTTCTCTGCCGCTTCAGTTCATTGATATCTTCATGAATCTGGGCCAGCCTGTTATGAGCCTGCTGCAGAATCACTTCTGCT
Above is a genomic segment from Maridesulfovibrio sp. containing:
- the ilvB gene encoding biosynthetic-type acetolactate synthase large subunit, with translation MELTGAQIFLECLKKEGVDVVFGFPGGAVIDIYDELPNYPFKHILVRHEQGAIHAADGYARATGDVGVCLVTSGPGATNTVTGIATAYMDSIPVVIFTGQVPTPLIGNDAFQEVDIVGITRPCTKHNYLVKDIKDLAFTVRQAFYLARTGRPGPVLVDLPKDIMQQKFEFEWPEDVSLRSYNPNLKPHVRQIKKVAKLIKGAERPLIYAGGGVISSGAEDELTWLAKSLNIPVTATLMGLGAFPGDDPLWLGMLGMHGTYAANMAINNADLVLAIGARFDDRVTGKVSTFAPKATLVHIDIDPTSIQKNVAVHVPLVADCKGALSALKSEMEPNLDSVDWEVAHAVWVRQVQEWSETHPLRYKKSDSEFIKPQRVVEKVYEISNGEAIVATEVGQNQMWAAQFYKFKRSKSFLSSGGLGTMGFGFPAAIGAQMAFPDKLVVNIAGDGSIQMNIQEMMTAVCNNLPVKIVILNNGYLGMVRQWQELFYNRNYCETCMDAQPDFVKLAEAYGAAGYRITEEKDLEPVLKEAFANGKPTIIDVRVDPEENVYPMVPAGASLTDMLLV
- a CDS encoding DUF465 domain-containing protein gives rise to the protein MEQREIDLIEQLAAQDSEISALWSQHNEYKKLIDKMEAKSYLSDTETQEVKELKKKKLAGKTKLHALLDKHK
- the ilvN gene encoding acetolactate synthase small subunit; its protein translation is MRHTLSVTVENEPGVLSRVAGLFSGRGFNIESLNVAPTLEEGVSHMTITTIGDEHIVEQIVKQLRKLVTVIKVVDMLEHKAVEREMVLIKVNAEDAKRAEILRIVDIFRCKVVDVSVDELSIEVTGDHEKIEALINMLSRFGIKEVARTGTVAMKRALQV
- a CDS encoding DUF167 domain-containing protein, producing MTEVTTELPSYIRPCGQGSWRVSVWVQPGAKNAGVTGEYQDSVRVRINAPAVDNKANKALASFVATRLGLKKSNISIASGHSNRKKVLLVESDVEPRWEGIIPASA
- the ilvC gene encoding ketol-acid reductoisomerase, yielding MKVYYENDADLNLLKDKTVAIIGYGSQGHAHAQNLRDSGVKVIVGQRPGGANYELAKEHGFEPVSAAEAAAQADLIMILLPDQVQAEVYKNDIAPNLKSGDILAFGHGFNIHFEQITPPADVDVIMAAPKGPGHLVRRTYTEGGAVPAIIAVDQDASGKAFDIALAYAKGIGATRSGVLQTTFREETETDLFGEQAVLCGGLSELIKAGFETLVEAGYKPEIAYFECLHECKLIIDLIYEGGLAKMRDSISDTAEYGDLTRGPRVINEESRKEMKKILKEIQQGEFAKEFINENMTGKAHFSAMRRIGKEHQIEQVGGELRKMMSWLKK